A single region of the Musa acuminata AAA Group cultivar baxijiao chromosome BXJ1-11, Cavendish_Baxijiao_AAA, whole genome shotgun sequence genome encodes:
- the LOC135596454 gene encoding NDR1/HIN1-like protein 10, whose amino-acid sequence MSPHSATSRLTASLRPPDLQVGRNDFGHHNFKTTTTSPLGAMSNLTEVYYGPAVPSSNAYGSARRCSSCFCCSRGPGSLSAFLGLTILILAFIVFVSVLMFAFIPPGVDVYVNEASLAEFNYSSDSRNLKFRLSLAMSIRNPTERISIYFDNVEALASYDGCLFDFVVFSAFDLGHKSTANLSPTFQGAQILLGDSAATTYAREKGEGYYSIDVNVRAKLRLKGWVYKLRYNRPSIACRLKLPVPGSSGTFKATECPVYYF is encoded by the exons ATGTCCCCGCACAGTGCAACGTCAAGGTTGACTGCAAGTCTCCGTCCACCGGATCTTCAAGTCGGCCGCAACGACTTCGGCCACCACAACTTCAAGACGACGACGACGTCTCCGCTTGGTGCAATGTCAA ATCTGACCGAAGTCTACTATGGGCCGGCGGTGCCCTCGAGCAACGCTTACGGCAGCGCTCGCCGTTGCTCCAGCTGCTTCTGCTGCAGCCGCGGCCCGGGCAGCCTCTCGGCTTTCCTTGGCCTCACCATCCTCATCCTCGCCTTCATCGTCTTCGTGTCCGTCCTCATGTTCGCCTTCATTCCTCCCGGCGTCGATGTCTACGTCAACGAGGCCTCCCTCGCCGAGTTCAACTACAGCAGCGACAGCCGCAACCTGAAGTTCAGGCTCAGCCTCGCCATGAGCATCCGCAACCCCACCGAGCGGATCAGCATCTACTTCGACAACGTGGAGGCGCTGGCGAGCTACGATGGCTGCCTTTTCGACTTCGTCGTTTTCTCCGCCTTCGACCTGGGTCACAAAAGCACGGCGAATCTCTCCCCGACGTTCCAGGGCGCACAGATCCTGCTGGGGGACTCGGCGGCGACGACGTACGCGAGGGAGAAGGGCGAGGGCTACTACTCCATCGACGTGAATGTGCGGGCGAAGCTGAGGCTCAAGGGGTGGGTCTATAAGCTCCGTTACAACCGGCCAAGTATCGCCTGCAGGTTGAAGCTTCCGGTGCCGGGGAGCTCCGGCACCTTCAAGGCCACGGAGTGCCCCGTGTACTACTTTTAA